One Drosophila virilis strain 15010-1051.87 chromosome 5, Dvir_AGI_RSII-ME, whole genome shotgun sequence DNA window includes the following coding sequences:
- the LOC6626330 gene encoding uncharacterized protein: MACHCKYFIKILNKCCFCFSLRTGTLLLGCIFLTWFVYLCLGSAFMMRCIFPNEYQREVFGPPAAPKTTMVFSFFGIIAASMVCIGVHNNNELLFVPFLVLTPFYILVHIIAMIVYAWVWVIIALFIITIIVLIYAWVIIFSYFSELRYAYDDEQPHHTYI, from the exons ATGGCTTGTCACTGCAAGTACTTTATAAAGATTTTGAACAAATGCTGCTTCTGTTTCTCGCTGCGCACGGGCACATTATTGTTGGGCTGCATATTCTTGACCTGGTTCGTTTACCTATGCCTAGGCAGCGCTTTCATGATGCGGTGCATCTTCCCCAATGAATATCAGCGTGAGGTTTTTGGTCCTCCGGCAGCCCCAAAGACAACAATGGTCTTCTCGTTCTTCGGCATCATAGCCGCCTCAATGGTCTGCATTGGAGTGCATAAT AATAACGAACTGTTGTTTGTGCCATTTCTGGTGCTCACTCCTTTCTATATCCTCGTGCACATAATTGCCATGATAGTGTATGCCTGGGTCTGGGTCATCATCGCTCTCTTCATAATTACAATAA TTGTTTTAATCTATGCCTGGGTGATAATCTTCTCTTACTTTTCGGAACTGCGCTATGCCTACGATGATGAGCAGCCACACCACACCTACATCTAA